From the Candidatus Bathyarchaeota archaeon A05DMB-5 genome, one window contains:
- a CDS encoding 2-oxoacid:ferredoxin oxidoreductase subunit beta, translated as MTQQFSIRKYLREIEMPFCPGCGIFTVMNTFLKAIHELGHEDLSKFVFCSGIGCSAWIPSPHFIADSIHTPHGRSIPVATGVKLLRPDLNVIVFGGDGDIVGIGLSHFIHATRRNLDILVIMVNNMVYGMTGGQVAPTTPSKIKTTTTPYGSFEQPLDAARLAVTAGACYVSRWTTIHQNELKENIKKAMKMKGFRFIEAVSQCPTAFGRRAGFKDAGEMLKWFKENSVPIKQAEKLDEDELAEKIVVGEFIQRQRPTFVDNIHKMIKEAQKISEN; from the coding sequence ATGACACAGCAATTCTCGATAAGAAAATATCTCAGAGAAATAGAGATGCCCTTCTGCCCAGGCTGCGGCATATTCACAGTCATGAACACTTTTCTGAAAGCCATCCACGAGCTAGGTCACGAAGACTTGAGCAAATTCGTTTTTTGCAGCGGAATCGGATGCTCAGCTTGGATTCCATCACCACATTTCATTGCTGACTCAATCCATACACCACACGGAAGAAGCATACCAGTCGCAACAGGTGTAAAATTACTCCGTCCAGACCTTAACGTAATTGTTTTCGGCGGCGACGGAGACATAGTTGGCATAGGCCTAAGCCACTTTATCCACGCAACTAGAAGAAACTTAGACATACTCGTCATAATGGTTAATAACATGGTTTATGGGATGACTGGCGGGCAAGTCGCACCGACAACACCCTCTAAAATAAAGACTACAACAACCCCGTATGGAAGTTTTGAGCAACCATTAGATGCTGCAAGATTAGCCGTTACAGCCGGAGCATGCTACGTTTCACGTTGGACCACAATACATCAAAACGAATTAAAAGAAAACATAAAAAAGGCGATGAAAATGAAAGGTTTCAGATTCATCGAGGCAGTAAGTCAATGTCCAACAGCTTTTGGAAGAAGAGCGGGTTTCAAAGACGCTGGAGAAATGCTAAAGTGGTTCAAAGAAAATTCTGTTCCTATAAAACAAGCAGAAAAACTTGATGAAGACGAGTTAGCCGAGAAAATAGTTGTAGGCGAATTTATTCAAAGACAGCGCCCCACGTTTGTTGACAACATACACAAAATGATTAAGGAGGCACAGAAAATCAGTGAAAATTGA
- a CDS encoding DEAD/DEAH box helicase codes for MQIQNFKDLPLSMEVLKSIEELGFHNLFPIQAQAIAPLLEGKDVIGQAQTGTGKTAAFGVPMVERLNPKDRNVQGLVLVPTRELAVQVAEHISQLGKYARLKVLPVYGGEPIGKQIRALEQGVQIVVGTPGRIIDLLKRRILNLSSVKVVVLDEADRMLDMGFIDDIEYILARVSSNRQTSLFSATIDQSVMRICSRYMKNPEKILVSKDEIALTQISQYYMVVNPHDKFETLCNILNENHIGRAIIFCKTRTDTSMLADKLRNRGYDAKPLHAGFTQAQRDFVINSFRNGRLKLLVATDVAARGLDIQGVTHIINYDVPLDALVYFHRIGRTARVGREGTAITLVGYGELAEFNNIRALTKTTIEELQ; via the coding sequence ATGCAAATACAAAACTTTAAAGACTTACCATTAAGTATGGAGGTTTTAAAAAGCATTGAAGAGCTTGGATTTCATAATCTTTTTCCAATTCAGGCTCAAGCCATAGCACCGTTGCTTGAAGGCAAAGACGTTATTGGGCAAGCGCAAACTGGAACTGGTAAGACTGCGGCTTTCGGAGTTCCAATGGTCGAACGATTGAATCCGAAGGATAGAAATGTGCAGGGCTTAGTTTTAGTGCCAACCCGCGAACTTGCCGTCCAAGTCGCAGAGCACATTAGCCAACTCGGGAAATATGCACGATTAAAAGTTTTGCCAGTTTATGGAGGAGAACCGATAGGAAAGCAGATACGCGCGCTGGAACAGGGCGTCCAAATTGTTGTTGGCACGCCGGGTCGTATAATCGACTTGCTTAAACGGCGCATTCTAAATCTTTCATCTGTAAAAGTTGTCGTTCTTGATGAAGCAGATAGAATGCTTGACATGGGATTCATAGACGACATAGAATACATACTTGCAAGGGTATCGTCAAACAGGCAGACCAGCCTTTTCTCTGCGACAATAGACCAGTCAGTAATGAGAATATGCAGCAGATACATGAAAAACCCAGAAAAGATACTCGTAAGCAAAGACGAAATAGCCCTCACACAAATAAGCCAATATTACATGGTCGTAAACCCTCATGACAAATTCGAAACACTCTGCAACATTTTAAACGAAAACCACATAGGCCGCGCAATAATATTCTGCAAGACACGCACAGACACAAGCATGCTTGCAGACAAACTAAGAAACAGAGGATATGACGCAAAACCACTACATGCCGGTTTTACGCAAGCTCAAAGAGATTTCGTAATCAATTCGTTCAGAAATGGAAGACTGAAGTTGCTTGTTGCAACGGACGTTGCCGCAAGAGGCTTAGATATCCAAGGAGTAACTCACATAATAAACTACGATGTCCCATTGGATGCATTAGTCTATTTTCACAGAATCGGCCGCACAGCCAGAGTAGGACGTGAAGGGACAGCCATAACACTTGTAGGCTACGGAGAACTTGCAGAGTTCAATAACATAAGAGCCTTAACCAAAACCACCATAGAAGAACTACAATGA
- the albA gene encoding DNA-binding protein Alba, giving the protein MTQNKDVIFIGNKPPMAYVLAIITSLSSSNAKEITLKARGQAITTAVDAAEIARRRFLKDLQISKVAIGTMEMPPREGENRSRMVSTMEITLTKE; this is encoded by the coding sequence ATGACACAAAATAAGGATGTTATCTTCATCGGAAACAAACCACCAATGGCCTACGTTCTAGCAATAATTACAAGCCTCTCCTCAAGCAACGCCAAAGAAATAACATTGAAAGCACGCGGACAAGCAATCACCACAGCTGTTGACGCAGCTGAAATAGCCAGAAGACGCTTCCTAAAAGACCTACAAATTAGCAAAGTAGCCATAGGCACAATGGAAATGCCGCCGAGAGAAGGCGAAAACAGGTCAAGAATGGTTTCAACAATGGAGATAACGCTGACAAAAGAGTAG
- a CDS encoding DUF1565 domain-containing protein → MKTSILSLLILLSILSIPFLSAQKLDVKAENSIIYVDWRNTIGPWNGTLTNPYQNITSALKNALDGYTIYVRNGTYVENLLINKSVSLIGEHTDLTIIDGSGIENVIIVMAENVTIKNFTVQNSGTDAVNCGILLNYSSGVVVSYNKIIQNTNGISLRFSSNNMLLNNTISSNVLNGISLHYSSSNTISYNTITYNTNAGIYLLSSSNNMISGNTVFSNYYGIHLTLSGENIIYHNNFNNTQQAYADTMNSWSYNAEGNHWSDYSGRDLNYDGIGDDPYLTDSMVQDNYPLSGMFSIFYVDFQGKMYAVPFICNSTISNFKFEVATETADRVILFNVTGKEATTGFCRIVILTELMNYSLIVIIDDVEVPSNLLSPSNETHRFLYVNYTFSAHTIRIISSKTMYLYTQLLGDYAKLQSDFNSLNTSYYQFLNNYTILSENYSSLQEICNQLNNDLREHLSAYTESLRNFQNLVYIFAATVAIFLLTTIYLSKRAHVSFQAKKKAEDEKLT, encoded by the coding sequence TTGAAAACATCGATATTGAGTTTACTTATATTACTGTCTATATTATCCATACCATTTCTATCAGCTCAGAAATTGGATGTAAAAGCTGAAAACAGCATCATATATGTAGATTGGCGTAACACTATTGGCCCATGGAACGGCACTTTAACAAATCCCTATCAAAACATAACAAGTGCGTTAAAAAACGCCTTGGATGGGTATACCATTTATGTTCGAAATGGAACATATGTTGAAAACTTACTTATCAATAAAAGTGTGTCATTAATTGGCGAGCATACAGACCTTACAATTATTGATGGCTCTGGAATCGAAAACGTGATAATCGTAATGGCTGAAAATGTGACGATCAAAAACTTCACGGTTCAAAACAGTGGAACAGATGCAGTGAACTGCGGAATATTATTAAACTATTCCAGCGGAGTTGTCGTAAGTTATAATAAAATAATACAGAACACTAATGGAATTAGTCTTCGTTTCTCTAGTAACAACATGCTTCTAAATAATACGATATCTTCCAACGTTTTAAATGGAATAAGTTTGCATTACTCAAGTAGTAACACGATATCTTATAACACAATTACTTATAACACAAATGCTGGTATCTATCTTCTGTCTTCTAGTAACAACATGATTTCTGGCAACACTGTGTTTTCAAATTATTACGGAATCCATCTCACTCTCAGTGGAGAGAACATTATTTATCATAACAATTTTAATAACACTCAACAAGCGTATGCTGACACTATGAATTCTTGGAGCTATAATGCCGAAGGCAACCATTGGAGCGATTATTCTGGCCGCGATTTAAACTATGATGGAATAGGAGATGATCCATACCTCACGGATTCGATGGTTCAAGATAATTATCCGCTCTCAGGTATGTTTTCTATCTTCTATGTTGACTTTCAAGGTAAAATGTACGCTGTACCTTTTATTTGTAATTCGACAATTTCCAATTTCAAATTTGAGGTTGCGACTGAAACAGCAGATCGGGTGATACTATTCAATGTTACCGGTAAAGAAGCTACTACTGGTTTTTGCAGGATTGTTATTTTAACGGAATTGATGAACTATTCACTCATTGTTATTATAGATGATGTAGAAGTTCCATCAAATTTGCTGAGTCCCTCTAATGAAACGCACCGCTTTTTATATGTCAACTATACCTTCAGTGCACACACAATTAGAATAATTTCTTCAAAAACAATGTACCTCTACACGCAGCTTCTCGGTGACTACGCTAAACTACAATCGGATTTTAACAGTCTGAACACATCATATTATCAATTCTTGAACAACTACACCATTCTTTCAGAAAACTACTCTTCTCTTCAAGAAATTTGCAATCAATTAAATAATGATCTTCGCGAGCATTTGTCAGCTTACACTGAAAGTCTACGTAATTTTCAAAACCTAGTCTATATTTTTGCGGCAACTGTGGCAATCTTCCTTCTAACTACTATCTATCTATCAAAACGTGCTCATGTAAGCTTTCAAGCTAAGAAAAAAGCAGAAGATGAAAAATTAACATGA
- the purL gene encoding phosphoribosylformylglycinamidine synthase subunit PurL: MSSSLYIRRKTVFPVFEINTFEATDQQLLEISRELGIGLNLHEMKAVQEYFRKKGRNPTDVELQTIGQTWSEHCFHKTFKGKIKVDEKEIDSLFKTYIARATDEVNPKWCFSVFEDNAGIIRFDKSYGVAAKVETHNHPSAVEPFGGAATGVGGVIRDILGVWADPIVCMDVLGFGPLDFDYNKLPAGVKHPKYIYMGVVAGIGSYGNNMGIPTVNGAVYFDESYTGNVVVYCGCVGLLPLEKFRKNAKPNDIIVLAGGKTGRDGIHGVTFASAELTEKSEEVSRPAVQIANPIEEEKLKRAIITVRDCELASAITDLGGGGLSSAVGETAKKFGCGAVVELDKVPLKYPGLAPWEIYVSESQERMLLAVPSENLSKVLEIFENEDVEATAIGKYTSDKLLRIYYCGEKVAEMDISFLFEPPKIVRTAKYEPSNFEEPVFPEPINLTETALHLLSSPNIASKESVIRSYDHEVKGNTTLKPLQGEYGGPNDAAVIKPLENSWRGIAISCGMNPNYGKIDTYWMAASAIDEAVRNNVAVGGRRIALLDNFTWGNPEKPERLGNLVRACEACYKFARAFRTPFISGKDSLYNESPLGPVTPTLLITALGIIPDIRLVVSMDVKDVGDSVYIVGKTFAELGGSEYYKLKGFVGKTVPKVRASQAKRTFSAITKAVDSGLVKACHDLSEGGLAVAAAEMAFAGGRGLELDLRKVPCEALARNDFVLFSESNSRFLVEVSERDKRDFEALMKSTVRAEIGRVSENPRLRVKGLDGRVVVDASLAKLLASWKRTLSSGV, from the coding sequence ATGAGCAGTAGCCTATATATCCGCAGAAAAACAGTCTTCCCAGTTTTTGAAATAAACACGTTCGAGGCTACAGACCAGCAACTGTTGGAAATTAGCCGAGAACTTGGCATAGGATTAAATTTGCATGAGATGAAGGCAGTTCAAGAATATTTTAGGAAAAAAGGACGCAATCCAACAGATGTAGAGCTTCAGACCATTGGACAAACGTGGTCGGAACATTGTTTTCACAAGACGTTTAAAGGCAAGATAAAGGTGGATGAAAAAGAGATTGACAGCCTCTTTAAAACATACATTGCGAGGGCTACGGACGAAGTTAATCCGAAATGGTGTTTTTCTGTTTTTGAAGACAACGCGGGTATTATACGGTTTGACAAGAGCTATGGTGTAGCGGCTAAAGTTGAGACGCATAATCATCCTTCAGCTGTAGAGCCATTTGGCGGAGCCGCAACCGGCGTGGGCGGCGTCATCCGAGACATTTTGGGAGTGTGGGCTGACCCGATTGTGTGCATGGATGTTTTAGGTTTTGGACCATTAGATTTTGATTATAATAAGCTTCCGGCTGGAGTGAAGCATCCAAAATATATTTACATGGGCGTCGTGGCAGGTATAGGAAGTTACGGTAACAACATGGGCATTCCCACCGTGAATGGCGCAGTCTACTTTGACGAAAGCTACACTGGAAATGTGGTTGTTTACTGCGGATGCGTAGGTTTGCTTCCGCTAGAAAAATTCAGGAAAAACGCGAAGCCTAATGACATAATTGTTTTGGCTGGCGGAAAAACCGGACGCGACGGCATTCATGGAGTAACGTTTGCGTCTGCTGAGTTAACGGAAAAATCAGAGGAAGTTTCTAGACCGGCGGTTCAAATTGCAAACCCGATTGAAGAGGAAAAGCTGAAAAGAGCAATAATCACGGTTCGAGACTGCGAGTTAGCATCTGCGATAACAGACCTTGGAGGCGGTGGGTTGTCGTCTGCGGTTGGTGAAACTGCGAAGAAGTTTGGTTGTGGTGCTGTTGTAGAGCTTGATAAGGTTCCATTGAAGTATCCGGGTTTGGCTCCGTGGGAGATTTACGTTTCTGAATCGCAAGAGAGAATGCTTTTGGCTGTTCCGTCAGAGAACCTCAGTAAGGTTTTGGAAATTTTTGAAAATGAAGATGTTGAAGCGACGGCTATTGGAAAATACACTTCAGACAAGCTTTTGCGAATATATTATTGCGGTGAAAAGGTCGCTGAGATGGATATTTCCTTCCTTTTCGAACCTCCAAAAATTGTGCGAACCGCAAAGTATGAACCCTCGAATTTTGAGGAGCCAGTTTTTCCAGAGCCAATAAACCTAACAGAGACTGCTTTGCACCTTTTGTCTTCGCCTAACATTGCGAGTAAGGAAAGCGTAATTCGCAGTTACGACCATGAGGTTAAGGGTAATACGACGCTTAAGCCTTTGCAAGGAGAATATGGTGGACCTAATGATGCCGCTGTCATAAAGCCTCTTGAGAATTCTTGGAGGGGCATAGCCATTTCGTGTGGGATGAATCCGAATTATGGTAAGATTGACACCTATTGGATGGCTGCGTCTGCGATAGACGAGGCGGTTAGGAATAATGTGGCTGTTGGAGGAAGAAGAATCGCTTTGCTGGATAATTTCACGTGGGGTAACCCTGAAAAGCCCGAAAGACTTGGTAATTTGGTTAGGGCGTGTGAGGCATGTTACAAGTTTGCGAGGGCTTTTAGGACGCCGTTTATTTCTGGAAAGGACAGCTTATACAATGAGTCTCCGCTTGGTCCGGTGACGCCGACTCTTTTAATAACGGCTTTAGGCATTATTCCTGACATTCGCTTGGTTGTTTCAATGGATGTTAAGGATGTAGGCGACTCGGTTTACATTGTTGGCAAGACATTTGCGGAGTTAGGCGGCTCGGAGTACTATAAGCTGAAAGGGTTTGTTGGTAAAACCGTGCCAAAAGTGCGTGCATCTCAAGCTAAGAGAACGTTTAGCGCTATCACGAAGGCTGTTGATTCGGGTTTGGTTAAGGCATGTCATGATTTGTCTGAAGGCGGCTTGGCGGTGGCTGCTGCAGAGATGGCTTTTGCTGGTGGACGCGGGTTGGAGTTGGATTTGCGAAAAGTTCCATGTGAGGCGTTGGCACGTAATGATTTTGTTTTGTTTTCGGAGTCGAACAGCCGTTTCTTGGTGGAAGTTTCCGAGAGGGATAAAAGGGATTTTGAGGCTCTGATGAAAAGTACGGTTCGTGCGGAGATAGGCAGAGTAAGCGAAAATCCACGGTTGCGCGTTAAAGGGTTGGATGGAAGGGTTGTTGTTGACGCGTCGCTTGCGAAGTTGTTGGCAAGCTGGAAGAGAACATTAAGCAGCGGGGTGTAA
- a CDS encoding YHS domain-containing protein: MPKDPVCGIVLDEKTAKFKITYDGETYHFCSLACKKKFKRHPMKFVK; encoded by the coding sequence ATGCCTAAAGACCCAGTTTGCGGCATTGTTCTCGATGAAAAAACAGCAAAATTTAAAATAACCTATGATGGCGAAACCTACCATTTTTGCAGCCTAGCATGCAAGAAAAAATTCAAAAGACATCCAATGAAGTTCGTGAAGTAG
- the purM gene encoding phosphoribosylformylglycinamidine cyclo-ligase — protein sequence MPREFTYTQAGVDRELRAESKKALQVLRETYKFSGYGGVVQLPYGNIFSFDRDRYLDLVIEGVGTKVLVAQLAEKYDTIGVDAVALAVNDVIRSGAKPLAIADNIHTQVSDPYLVREWLKGIVKGAVEAECVVPSGEIGDVAEVVKGLVEGKGFDMVVATIGIVTREKIIYGRDIKAGDSVIGLRSSGIHSNGVSLARKILFKKWGGMYEPHDIPEGLDREVVLEVLEPMKIYVKPLLKVADALKVKAAVHITGDAYLKFVNLARFSKGIGFEFDNFKPQPIFEVIQKTASKLGKTITDEEMFKTFNMGWGFAVIVDKRDRDEAVDVLEKTGVQAEQIGSVTDDAGIKIHYKNKKIILK from the coding sequence TTGCCGCGTGAGTTTACATATACGCAAGCTGGTGTTGATAGAGAGTTAAGGGCGGAGTCGAAGAAGGCTTTACAGGTTTTGCGGGAAACTTACAAGTTTAGCGGTTATGGTGGGGTTGTTCAGCTTCCTTATGGGAACATTTTCTCGTTTGACAGAGACCGTTACTTGGATTTGGTTATTGAAGGCGTGGGCACGAAGGTGCTTGTTGCACAGTTAGCTGAGAAATATGACACGATTGGTGTTGATGCTGTGGCGTTGGCGGTTAATGATGTTATAAGGTCTGGAGCTAAACCGTTAGCCATTGCAGATAATATTCATACGCAGGTTTCAGACCCTTATTTAGTTAGGGAGTGGTTGAAGGGTATAGTCAAAGGCGCAGTAGAAGCCGAGTGCGTGGTGCCAAGCGGGGAAATTGGCGATGTCGCCGAAGTAGTTAAGGGACTGGTGGAAGGAAAAGGTTTCGACATGGTCGTAGCTACAATAGGCATAGTGACGCGTGAAAAGATAATTTATGGAAGAGACATAAAGGCAGGCGACTCGGTTATAGGCTTGCGAAGCTCTGGAATCCACAGCAACGGCGTGTCTTTGGCGAGGAAGATTCTTTTCAAAAAGTGGGGTGGCATGTATGAGCCACATGACATCCCAGAAGGATTAGACCGTGAGGTTGTTTTGGAGGTTTTGGAGCCTATGAAAATTTATGTTAAGCCGCTGCTTAAAGTTGCTGATGCGCTTAAGGTGAAGGCCGCAGTGCACATTACAGGCGATGCGTATCTTAAATTTGTCAATTTAGCAAGGTTCTCTAAGGGCATAGGCTTTGAATTTGACAACTTTAAGCCTCAACCAATCTTTGAGGTAATTCAGAAGACTGCGTCAAAGTTGGGTAAGACAATAACCGATGAGGAGATGTTCAAGACGTTTAACATGGGTTGGGGTTTTGCAGTAATAGTTGATAAGAGAGATAGGGACGAAGCTGTCGATGTTTTGGAGAAGACAGGTGTGCAGGCGGAGCAAATAGGCAGTGTGACTGATGACGCAGGCATAAAAATTCATTATAAAAACAAGAAAATAATTTTGAAGTAA
- the purS gene encoding phosphoribosylformylglycinamidine synthase subunit PurS has protein sequence MKYRLKIEVNLKPGHSDPEGETTERLLKELGYKVETVNVGKVYRVILNANSRKEAEAKADEMCRRLLANPTKDNYTVTIEEEK, from the coding sequence ATGAAATACCGTTTAAAAATTGAAGTCAACTTGAAACCCGGACATAGCGACCCCGAAGGCGAAACCACAGAGCGTTTGCTGAAAGAGCTTGGATATAAAGTTGAAACTGTTAATGTAGGCAAAGTTTACCGTGTAATTCTTAATGCTAATTCGAGAAAGGAGGCTGAAGCGAAAGCTGATGAAATGTGCAGAAGGCTTTTGGCGAATCCAACAAAAGACAACTACACAGTAACGATTGAGGAAGAAAAATGA
- a CDS encoding DNA-directed RNA polymerase — protein sequence MYEKEMHKAVCADCGRECEVPFKPDGSRPVYCRECYSKRRPPRRY from the coding sequence ATGTATGAGAAAGAGATGCATAAGGCAGTCTGTGCTGATTGCGGAAGAGAATGTGAAGTTCCCTTCAAACCAGACGGAAGCAGACCAGTATACTGCCGAGAATGCTATTCCAAACGAAGACCCCCAAGAAGATATTAA
- a CDS encoding 2-oxoacid:ferredoxin oxidoreductase subunit gamma, which produces MKIEVRISGLGGQGVVLAGQILGKAAVYDGKNVAQTQSYGAEARGSAAKSEVIISDSKIGFPAVRKSDILIAMSQQALEKHLKDLKENGVLLVDSTYVKKIPETTAKVLQIPATENAEKMFGAKICANMIMLGALAKATNIVSEKAMQKAIEDTVTRKTVDINKRAYKYGAKIISPNIT; this is translated from the coding sequence GTGAAAATTGAAGTTAGAATAAGCGGACTTGGCGGGCAAGGCGTCGTTTTGGCAGGCCAAATACTAGGCAAAGCAGCAGTCTACGACGGAAAAAACGTGGCTCAAACACAAAGCTACGGCGCTGAAGCAAGAGGAAGCGCAGCAAAAAGCGAAGTGATAATATCAGACAGCAAAATTGGTTTTCCTGCGGTAAGAAAAAGTGACATACTAATCGCAATGAGTCAACAAGCCCTCGAGAAACATCTTAAAGATTTGAAAGAAAATGGAGTGTTACTTGTCGACAGCACATACGTGAAAAAAATACCTGAAACAACAGCAAAAGTGCTTCAAATTCCAGCTACAGAGAACGCCGAAAAAATGTTTGGAGCAAAGATATGTGCAAACATGATTATGCTTGGCGCTTTAGCAAAAGCCACGAACATTGTCAGTGAAAAAGCGATGCAGAAAGCCATCGAAGATACTGTAACTAGGAAGACCGTCGACATAAATAAGCGCGCATATAAATATGGGGCAAAAATAATTTCACCGAATATTACGTGA
- a CDS encoding 2-oxoacid:acceptor oxidoreductase subunit alpha, whose translation MKIIKPNTYFWQGNEACAEAAIIAGCRFFAGYPITPASELFEHMAKRLPQINGIAIQMEDEMASLGAVIGASWTGNKAMTATSGPGFSLMQELIGYAFMTETPCVIADMQRAGPSTGQATKCGQGDVMQARWGTHGDYSAIVLAPNSVQEMFTLTIKAFNYAEKYRAPVILLADEIVAHMREQVTAPPIESIEIINRRKPKTGEKAFFGNQEVPPMPAVGEGYNVIVTGSTHDEYGVRSTANPIVHRRLVERLNNKIQSHTEEIADYESYNVEQCRIGIVAFGCTSRAIYEATENAEKMGIRTGYVRLKTLWPFPEKIIKKLAKSAEKIIVPEMNLKQIFYEVERTAHGSAKVVPLNKIGGGELITPEELTAKIQEVAEEKK comes from the coding sequence ATGAAAATAATCAAACCGAATACTTATTTCTGGCAAGGGAACGAAGCATGCGCAGAAGCAGCCATAATCGCGGGATGCCGCTTTTTTGCAGGTTACCCAATAACGCCAGCCAGTGAATTATTTGAACACATGGCTAAACGCTTGCCACAAATCAACGGAATAGCTATCCAAATGGAAGATGAAATGGCTTCTTTAGGCGCGGTTATAGGCGCAAGCTGGACAGGAAACAAAGCCATGACAGCCACCTCCGGACCTGGCTTCAGCCTAATGCAAGAACTAATAGGCTACGCATTTATGACCGAAACACCATGCGTAATAGCCGACATGCAAAGAGCAGGACCAAGCACAGGACAAGCCACAAAATGCGGACAAGGAGATGTAATGCAAGCTCGCTGGGGCACTCATGGCGATTACTCAGCTATTGTGCTCGCGCCGAACTCCGTCCAAGAAATGTTCACATTAACCATTAAAGCCTTCAATTACGCAGAAAAATACCGCGCTCCAGTCATACTTCTTGCAGACGAAATAGTCGCCCACATGAGAGAACAAGTAACCGCGCCACCTATAGAAAGCATAGAAATAATTAACCGCAGAAAACCAAAAACTGGAGAAAAAGCATTTTTTGGTAATCAAGAAGTCCCACCCATGCCAGCAGTCGGCGAAGGCTACAACGTTATCGTTACTGGGTCAACCCATGACGAGTATGGCGTTAGGTCAACAGCCAACCCAATAGTGCACAGACGCCTCGTGGAGAGACTCAACAACAAAATACAGAGCCATACAGAAGAAATTGCAGATTACGAAAGTTACAATGTCGAACAATGCAGAATAGGCATAGTCGCCTTCGGCTGCACATCACGCGCCATCTACGAAGCAACAGAAAACGCGGAAAAAATGGGAATAAGAACGGGATATGTGAGATTGAAAACTCTCTGGCCTTTTCCAGAAAAAATCATCAAAAAACTAGCAAAATCAGCTGAGAAGATAATAGTGCCAGAAATGAATTTGAAACAGATATTTTATGAGGTAGAACGGACTGCACACGGTTCTGCAAAGGTTGTTCCACTCAACAAAATCGGTGGCGGAGAATTAATCACGCCAGAAGAGTTAACAGCTAAAATTCAGGAAGTAGCGGAGGAGAAGAAATGA
- the aqpZ gene encoding aquaporin Z, which yields MKKYVAEMVGTFVLVFMGCGSAVIAGAHIGFVGISFAFGLSVLAMAYAIGGISGCHINPAVSISMLAAGKMKPKDTVIYVIVQCVGAVIGAAALYWVALGNPRYSLSVDGLGQNGYDIASPGGFSMASAFVAETILTFIFLLVIHGSTSEKAPKGFAGVSIGFSLVLIHLVGIPITGTSVNPARSFGPAVLVGGTALNQLWLFWVAPIFGGFLAAVVWRLLG from the coding sequence ATTAAAAAATATGTTGCTGAAATGGTCGGCACATTCGTGTTAGTGTTCATGGGCTGCGGAAGCGCGGTGATTGCAGGCGCGCATATAGGATTCGTAGGAATCTCCTTCGCGTTCGGTCTTTCTGTGCTTGCCATGGCATACGCCATAGGAGGCATTTCTGGGTGTCACATAAACCCTGCAGTCTCCATATCAATGCTTGCCGCGGGCAAAATGAAACCAAAAGACACGGTAATATACGTAATAGTGCAGTGTGTGGGAGCTGTGATTGGAGCAGCAGCCCTTTATTGGGTTGCACTTGGCAATCCTCGGTACAGTCTCTCAGTTGATGGTTTGGGTCAAAACGGATATGACATTGCATCACCTGGAGGATTTTCGATGGCGTCAGCATTCGTTGCTGAAACAATTCTCACGTTCATATTCTTGCTTGTGATACATGGTTCAACAAGCGAAAAAGCCCCGAAAGGCTTTGCTGGCGTATCTATCGGGTTCAGCCTAGTCCTCATTCACCTTGTAGGAATACCAATAACTGGCACCTCAGTTAATCCGGCTAGGAGTTTTGGTCCAGCCGTTTTGGTCGGCGGCACAGCTTTAAATCAGCTTTGGCTTTTTTGGGTGGCTCCAATATTTGGTGGTTTTCTAGCAGCAGTAGTCTGGCGCCTTCTTGGGTAA